Proteins co-encoded in one Arachis hypogaea cultivar Tifrunner chromosome 11, arahy.Tifrunner.gnm2.J5K5, whole genome shotgun sequence genomic window:
- the LOC112721801 gene encoding uncharacterized protein, whose protein sequence is MVADSATTNVFSAQNHLGILLWFSSPNLNLRSDLWSGLKDLARQISGECGVTFRGGLIERDNTEKLNHFWPIGLCNVLYKLVTKIIVQRLKVVMAKLISASQCAFVPGRQSTDNILIAQEAIHTMRAKRDLSAIWR, encoded by the exons ATGGTGGCTGATTCAGCCACCACAAATGTCTTCTCTGCCCA GAACCATCTTGGTATCTTACTCTGGTTTAGTTCACCTAATCTTAACCTCCGGTCTGATCTTTGGAGTGGTTTGAAGGATTTAGCTAGGCAGATTTCAGGAGAATG TGGGGTAACATTCAGAGGTGGCTTGATAG AGAGAGACAACACTGAGAAATTAAACCATTTTTGGCCCATTGGACTCTGCAATGTTTTGTATAAGCTTGTCACCAAGATTATTGTGCAAAGACTTAAGGTGGTAATGGCAAAGCTGATCAGTGCATCTCAATGTGCTTTTGTACCAGGTAGACAAAGTACGGATAATATTCTAATAGCCCAAGAAGCCATTCACACTATGAGAGCAAAAAGGGACTTGTCGGCTATATGGCGATGA